TTTTAAGGTCCATTCTCATTGCAAAATCTCACAGACACAATGCCCATTGAATAAGGTAAGTTTTAAATTGTGTGCTCCAAATTATAAACAGTGGTTATAAATATTGTTGAACATGCTCTGTGGGACAGGAAAACCaattttgcatttgcagaatgtCAAATGTCTCCACTCCATGATAAAATTGTCATATCTTAGACCCTTTCTGAGTTTGTCTGTATTTCAGCTTCTATCTTAAGCTCATGTGTAAATCTCAACTTTTATTTTACATCCTGTTAAATTCTAGAATGAGATGGAATGGTGCTTGTAAACCTATAACACCTGGCTTAAGGCTTGGTCCTGGAAAAACAAGCTATGAGAAGCAGATACAAGCATATGCTGTCTCTTGATGTGGGAAATCTTGCAAATCCAATGTGTACAAAGTATATGATAAAACCTATTTGTTATTTTCTAGTTTGTCATCTATGAGAATTCTTCAATTTGTTTATTTATCAGAAGACATAGTTGGAGAATGACAGCAGAAATTACAGTTCTTTGACCCTGGAAGAAGATGTGAAGTAAAGGAATACATGGTAAAAGCAAGTTAAATTTGGCCACACTGgatttggggttgttttccttagagagaTTGACAGGGGGCATTATTGAGATGAGGGGCAttacgaggggcatagatagagtaagATGAGAATAAACCTTTCCCTGTGAGGGAGGGATCAGTGACCAGGAGGTATATATTTAAGGTAATGTGCAGAAAGCtgagaggagatgtgaggaagaacctttttttacccagagggtgttgggaacCTGGAACTGACTGTCTGTAAGGGTGGTACAGGCAGAAACCCTAACAGCCTTTAAAAGTATTTAAATATGCAGTTTTGATACcaaaggcatacaaggctataggccaagtgctggaaaatgggatgagaatagtTTGGTGCTGCCTGAGACTACATCTAATTAATATAAACAAGTTGAGCACTACCAACTAAATTAACATTATTAGACCAGTTCCCACAATATTTCTGAGAATGCAGCAGCCCCAATGTAATCAGAAGCACTCTTGAGGAAATGAGGTTCAATCTAATTTAAATTCAGACCTTTAAAGCTACCAGAGGGATGAAACTTTAACTCTATCATCTTGAATTGAATTCAAGTCCATGTCACAGATCTGAATTGGTACTCTAGTGGCCTAATCACTGTGTAATCCCATTCCCTATAAATACCATTTGACAATCTCATTGCTTAAAAACTACACTTAGTTAAATAGGATGTACGTGGTTTGGAAACAGACATTTTCAGTAATTAATGCAGTATTACATAATTGTAATAAATATGACCAGATATGCACTAATAATAAATTACAGCAATTGATCTGTAGTTTGTTGGCATGGTGCAACATTCCCAAATGTGCTGATGGCCCTTTGTTCAATAAGTATCTCTAACGAGAACTCACCTCACCATTCTGGTCTGATGCACCGATTTCCTGCAACAATTCCTTTAAGTATTCAATTGGAACTGTGATTAGTGATGTTCCAGTGTCAACGATAGCTTGGCAGCCTTGGTAACAGAAAGCAGGATGTCCATTGAGAAGCACACTGCAAGAGACAAGTGTTTATTATATTTCTGGAAGCAAAACCAAAGCAGTTACTTGGGAATGCAGTGCAGTTGAGCAATACGTAGAATCACAAAATCATCACAGAATTATATAGCATACAACAGGacaatttggcccatcatgcaATTGCAGGCTACTCAAATGACCTACCCAATTAGTCCCACATGCTGTACAAAGGATTTCCCATTTCTACATTCTGTTGAGTACATCTGAAAAGTTTTTCCTATTTCCCATCCAAGCCATCATTACTGCTTTGCTGGATGAGAGGCAATATAAGAGGCAGTTTTGTGCCATatacacactgtcaatgtattaTCACAAACTGCCCTAACTTATTTCATACAAACTCCTGGCAATCAAAATGTGACTTTCATGGAATTTTGTGATTTTGCTTAAATTTAATGTGAAGCACAATTCCTGAACTAATTGTAAACCTTTCTGTAGTACAGTAATACATAACAGCCATGAGCATAGCGAAAGGCAAGTGGCCTTACTCCTGTTATTTTTCTGTATGTTTCTACATTTGATCATTTCAGAAAAACGAAAGAAAAGTTAGTCAGAAGTATTGGCATTCATAGAGCTCCATGCTGGAATCAGTTTTTATCAATATAAAAATTCCATAAACTTCAAGCCTGCAAAAGAAATTCTGTTAATTCCAAATATGGGTTGCTATTCCCTAATCTGGCAGCCTCTGCTCCATCAACCTCGGTGGTTTGATACGCACAGTCGTTCTGGTTTTCTCTATAGTGGCTGTGCATCAAACTTTACTCATATTACTTCTTGACCAGTTTGGATATTCTAAATCCTAATTTCTGGTTTTCAACTAGTAAATCTTTCATCCAACAGGCTGATTGATACAAGTCAAGGTGAGTTTGCAATTTTTAATGTATTTGTGCATTGGACACACTTGACCTCCCATGGTTTTGCAAATTCTCAGTTCTGGCAAAGGACAAATCAAGAGGCTGCTAGATTAAGGATGTACCTTCTATTATGAATGTTAAAAAAAGGTCCCCCTTAAATTAAGCAATACAATTAAAAAGTTGATCCAAGCAAATTGTGCCTTTTGCTTGAGAGTTGAAACTCTATGTGATGTGATTTGGGACTTTAGGATGGAAGACAGCCATTAGAGAGGTGTATGCAGTGGGTGGTTTCCTTTTACAACAAGTGATTAAAGAAAATAATACAAATATGACTAGATTCAAGAGGTAGCTAGGTTTATTGAGGGGAAAGAATGAAGAggtttgaatatattcaagattgaatgtatgaatgcataAGATTCAGTTTAGTTTaactttgtgtgtgcgtgtgtgtggtggggggaggggtcggtgttggttATTCCCACTTTCCTTTTAACACAAGTTCCTTGTTTCCCTGAATGAAATCTCAAGTGCTGTATAAAATATGGGAGCACAACGAAAACAGTTTCAAATACGAGTGCATTGATTCtcaatgcattttctctctcttgcaGCAGCCAGCAATCCAATTTTTATGACTAGTAAATATCTATTAAAATAGCAGATAAAAGAAATTCATACAAATATTTGATGGCACATATGCTGGTAACTGCACAGTATTGTTTTGAAGTTAGAATTTTATTTTGCAAAATtaataaaaacatttttaaaaagtgaaacaaCAATGCTGCTTGTTTTGAAACATGTGACCAAAGTGCACTGTTATCCTCTGGGGACTTGGTAGCCAGTACCAGAGTATTGAGTGAACTGTATTGTTCCCGACATTCCCATCACTTACCCTTGAATGGCAATGTTCCAGTATACTTCTTGAATAACAGGAGCCCATTGAATCTGACCTGAGTAAATACCATGGTCAATCCCTCCAAATAGCACTTCACCTCCATCTTGACTATTTGCATACCTGGAAGAAATGAAATATTTAAGGGTGACTCAATTAAACTAGTGGGTCAGTGTCATACTTCTCATTCACTGTCTAACTCCAGATTGAAACTCAAATCCCTCTTACCTCCATCCTTCTGAACCAGAGGTGTGTGACTTCTTGGAATTCTCCAACCTAGAGTTGTGGATGTtctgtcattgaatatatttaaggctgaggtaggGGCATTTTTTGACTCGAGAGTGGAGATGGGGATAGGATGGGTTGATGGGCAAAGGTCAAAGAAAAGCcaagatcttactgaatggcaaatCAGttcctggggggggtgggggttgcctTTTGCAGCTATAATTTCTTATGTTGTTGTAATTCGTGATATACAAGTCAATCTGGTCCCTTAAAATCATGTTTTTACACAATTGTGGTCGATCGGCCAATCACTGTTTTCAACTATGAAATGCTGTACGCATATTAACAAATAATCCCAATTTTTCACCCCCAAGTGAGTGATTTTCTTCCTGGTACCTTATAACTGGATGCAAGGGATCATGCAGGCAACATGGACTGTGTTGCCATGATAAGTGTGAGTTTAGGACAATTCCTAAACAGACAGCTAGTTTTCCATTTTCCATTCAACATTCAAGCTGTCGAGAATTACTATGGAATGCAAATTTTCTCACCTCTGCTTTCCCAGCAGCTTGGTGTTCTTCTAAATGACTCACAAAATGCTATTGAAAATGCTGTGATCTGTAGGCCTTTAACACTTACACATTACCTGCTCAAGTAGACCGAGAACAAAGGCTCTTCCAGTAGATTTTCTTTCAGCATGTTGTCAAACACAGGCATGGCCCCTCCTCCTGAGAGAGCTGGGTATGACAGACCGAGGATTCCATCAAATGGAGCGTAATAAAAATTACTGCCCGGCTCATTTTCACTGAGACCCAGCTCCTGTTTTGAAACTGATATGCCAGCAACCTTGAGAAGGAGAGAAATACCAAGAATTACAATGAAgttggggtgagggtgagaggcggGTGGAGTGGATCAtcgggaaggaaaatggacaggtatgtcaggtcaaaagggcagtgccAAATTGGAAGTTTGGAtttgggacaaggtggggggaaggggaaatgaggaaactggtgaaatccacattaatcccgtgtggttggagtgtggtggaagatgaggtgttcttcctccagtcatcgggtggtaagggtttggcggtgaaggaggaccaggacttgcatgttcatggcagagtgggagggggagttaaaatgtttggCTACAAGGACAGTAGGGTTGTTTTATGCATGTTAGCTAGTGAACTGAGAGCACATGGAAGTCTGATGAGTAGTGAAGCTCCATTGGCAGATAGTGAGCTGTGTCACCAAAGTTGGAACACTTACCTGAATCCCAGTGAACTCACAGACTTGAAATCACTTCCTGATTTTGCTGTAGGTTTATAAtgaatctttttttttgttttagatgCATCCATCACAGCACATTTGGTACCCATCTTGTTTCTCAATCAGAAGTTAGTGACTGTAAGCTGCACTCCAAAGTTAAAGCTCAGAACATTATACTGGCACATCAGTGCAGCATCAAAGAATGCTTCAGTATTGGAGGTGTCATACTATGAATGAGACAAGGACTACTCTGCCCTCTCAGATTGGTGTAACAAATCCCttcaaatattttgaaggtgAGCAGGGGATGTTCTGACCAATATTTCAGTGGCACAACAAATAAAAATATCTTTTGATTATATCACACTTCTGTTTTGGGAGCTTTCTATTCACAAATTGACTGCTGCATTTTCTTCATTACATTATTTCAAAGTACTGTATTAACTGTATGATGCTGTGAAATATTTGGAAGACTTGGTGGATGCTATATATTTGCACTTTTTTAAACTTTTTGACCATGAAGACAATGTTGCTGCATTGAATCGATATGAGATGATGCTTGTTAGGGATGCCCATGACCGAGTGGCACAAAATGGTTGACAACTGCCCTGAGAAGCTCAGCAGAACATGGCCGATAGTAGTTAGAGCCTGTGGGAAAACATTTGCTTCAGGTAGTCTCAGCAAGTCGAACAATAGCAGAAATGTTTAAGCAAGGCCACTGCCTGGGATGGAATGTGCGACTGTAGTCACATACATACATGAGAATATTTCACACTAGCTAGTTACTTTTCTTTAATTATTTAATCAATCTGTTACTATATTAAGAGTAGGTTTTAGTTAAAATCTTTCAAATAATCATAAATGTATATTCCAAAGTAGTTATAGATCCACTTATGTACAAAAATCACTGAAAGCATTGGAGGAAAAGATTCAAACCAGTTTCAGGTAGTAGAAGTGCCCCCCACCACAGTcaagcccccctcccccccacttaaCATTACAGGGGGTACAGAGATTCTCAGACCTTGGAATGTGAATTGATTGAACACATTGAGGTGCCAACTTGTTAGCTAAAGAATTCTGACACTAGGTATAACCACATGGCTTTGTTGGGACTGATCAAAAATCAATATTCTTCTGTATTCCCTGTGATGAGAAATTTAAAAGGTCCTAATCTAATTAATTGACATTTAAACACAGGGCAGCAAGCAAATTGCTGAGATAGaatgtaccaaggatccaatcaCAGTCGGATAACCCAGAGCTATATAACCAATAATACACATGGAGAGGGGATGTACTCTGCAGTTTCTGGGAGGGACATGGAAAATGCACCAAATATGAATCTGCTTATACCAGGGAAGAGTGCATCAACACAGCCCTATGTGGAGTGTCTTGGGTACCTTTCCCTGCATGATACCGCTGTGGTTTGCATAAACTGCTGTGTGCCTGAACTTTGTCCAGGTTGGGTTGCTCCTACAATGCTCATGCGCATTGAAGCCTAAATACTGAGACAATATCATTGCACAAATTATATCCGATTGACACATTGAAATTAGGTGTTCAGTATGTCTTGACAACATTTTGTTTAATACTTACATTTACTGTATCATATCCAAAGTATCCAGACAGGCTACCGGAGCCATAAGAGATACTGAACGTTTGTCCAtttgttgtgaaagttgaagacCGGGATGGAATAAATCGAGCATGATTCCCTAAAAAGTAAAAACTGCTTCAGAATTCATATCCTATGGAAAGGAATCTGAGTTAAAGTTCTATTTGAAGGACTAATGACTTTGTAAGTTTTCTTCACTCACTGCATGGTGCACTGTTGCAGGAGATGGATGGGACCCAAAGGTTAGATGAGCCAGTGTCAAACAGGACAGTAAAACTCTGAGGTGGAGTACCCACAGTAATGGAGCCATAGTAAAAACTCTAAACAATTGGAAAATAAGAATTAGATTAAATTTAATCAGAATTTATTGCTACACGACCACAATGGAAACCAAAACATGTCCACAAAATAAAAACAATAGAAATTCATTTTCTGGTGAGTTCTTGAGTTTATCAAAATGATAATCATGCTTTGAGGCTACTACCTGTGGTACCATGGGGTGTGTGAGGAGAGAAATCTCCCTTAAAATATGTTACAATC
This portion of the Chiloscyllium punctatum isolate Juve2018m chromosome 45, sChiPun1.3, whole genome shotgun sequence genome encodes:
- the LOC140467403 gene encoding gastricsin-like codes for the protein MTRSSMKWLILSLMCIQLSECVYRMRLHRGKSIREILKENGELKHFLEMHRYDPALKYRALYPDYQSQTGNEPLLNSMNSFYYGSITVGTPPQSFTVLFDTGSSNLWVPSISCNSAPCRNHARFIPSRSSTFTTNGQTFSISYGSGSLSGYFGYDTVNVAGISVSKQELGLSENEPGSNFYYAPFDGILGLSYPALSGGGAMPVFDNMLKENLLEEPLFSVYLSRYANSQDGGEVLFGGIDHGIYSGQIQWAPVIQEVYWNIAIQGVLLNGHPAFCYQGCQAIVDTGTSLITVPIEYLKELLQEIGASDQNGEFVVNCNNIASMPSLTFAINGAEFTLPPSVYILQNNGYCTAGFEPTYLPAPTRYGPLWILGDVFLGAFYSVFDRGNNRIGFAPVA